One window of the Thermasporomyces composti genome contains the following:
- a CDS encoding ABC transporter substrate-binding protein, whose translation MFTSPPQRSTRLSRRGLLAGGLALGVSAVAGCGSSTETPGQRPTTTKTSDKAWSFTDDRDTTARAPQRPSRLVAQASSAAALWDLGLRPVGVFGEAGSKELLGDVDVDAVTWVGKTWGEFNLEAFAALRPDLLVTPIQNADGSLWYVPQEHVREIESICPIVAISYVEKSVAEVIDRYVELAESLGVDVAAESVTSAREAFQAASTKVSEAARAKPGLRVAFLSATDTNVYIGNADVFSDLRYLRELGVRFVEPSVPAEEPHWEVLSWEQVDKYPIDLLLYDSRNARYFTTGLDDHPTLANLPAVKAGQIAAWNPETPTSWKAFAPALEQLADTISKARPGLAS comes from the coding sequence ATGTTCACCTCGCCGCCACAACGATCCACCCGCCTGTCCCGGCGCGGTCTGCTCGCCGGTGGGCTCGCGCTCGGAGTGAGCGCGGTGGCGGGATGTGGCTCGTCGACCGAGACACCGGGCCAACGACCGACGACCACGAAGACATCGGACAAGGCGTGGTCGTTCACCGACGACCGCGACACGACCGCGCGCGCCCCTCAGCGGCCGTCCAGGCTCGTGGCCCAAGCGAGCTCGGCGGCCGCTCTGTGGGACCTGGGGCTGCGACCGGTCGGCGTCTTCGGTGAGGCGGGGTCCAAGGAGCTGCTCGGCGATGTCGACGTCGACGCGGTCACCTGGGTCGGCAAGACGTGGGGCGAGTTCAACCTGGAGGCGTTCGCCGCGCTGCGGCCGGACCTGCTCGTGACGCCCATCCAGAACGCCGACGGCTCCCTGTGGTACGTCCCTCAGGAGCACGTCCGCGAGATCGAGTCCATCTGCCCGATCGTCGCCATCAGCTACGTCGAGAAGTCGGTCGCCGAGGTCATCGACCGGTACGTCGAGCTCGCGGAGTCGCTCGGCGTCGACGTCGCGGCCGAGTCCGTGACGTCCGCCCGGGAAGCCTTTCAGGCCGCCTCGACGAAGGTGTCCGAGGCCGCGCGCGCCAAGCCCGGCTTGCGGGTCGCGTTCCTCAGCGCCACCGACACCAACGTCTACATCGGCAACGCCGACGTCTTCTCCGACCTGCGCTACCTCCGCGAACTCGGCGTGCGCTTCGTCGAGCCTTCGGTGCCGGCCGAGGAGCCGCACTGGGAGGTGCTGTCGTGGGAGCAGGTGGACAAGTACCCGATCGACCTTCTTCTCTACGACTCCCGGAACGCGCGGTACTTCACCACCGGGCTCGACGACCACCCCACCTTGGCGAACCTGCCCGCCGTCAAGGCCGGGCAGATCGCCGCCTGGAACCCGGAGACTCCGACGAGCTGGAAGGCGTTCGCGCCAGCGCTGGAGCAGCTGGCCGACACCATCAGCAAGGCCCGTCCTGGCCTCGCGAGCTGA
- a CDS encoding DUF4855 domain-containing protein, with amino-acid sequence MPGHARAWSSRRWRRVTVVAATAAIVAGSLTQGVPAAAVPPEPRNLAAGLDYTWSQEPDPTYPDEGRELTDGRYGELDIADPAWVGHRVGKTREVVFDLGTPKSISRIQAHFLQDWPTSSVLVPLTVSFAVSHDRRSWATLGHRSTQLLWGSGPPRDETYVWDGERDGLPRGNPNATMAYARYVKVSFAVHTWAWHLLDEVEIHGVDGKLPQAKTPKPDRPGYLTPGPRTAGIKDLVLLYNGHYDHGKGDWTASRIVPYLSYVDTHGKPMETLFDGVLYLGLRAPNGRNFALGEATIDDWRWYLTKTFARHGDLAQLDEATRRVAQSLDKPSLRTKVVLMIPNPGEVLTDFGDVDGDGVPESVSDADVGPERALANREKIVRWWVDEVLQSWAEARYSHLELVGLYWLEEQISVIPAGPDLLRRVSDIVHRKNLTLFWIPHFLAYKSHMASEVGIDAAAFQPNYFFETMSAERLEDAAAIAQQYGMGVEVEFDERMLTDDVFRERFVEYLDAGAVHGFMTDAFLAYYQGNDTVYQAAVSEDPRQRQLYEWLHEFVRGTYQPRR; translated from the coding sequence ATGCCCGGCCACGCTCGGGCTTGGTCGTCTCGACGCTGGCGACGTGTCACGGTGGTGGCGGCGACGGCGGCGATCGTGGCGGGCTCGCTCACGCAGGGGGTCCCGGCCGCGGCCGTGCCGCCGGAGCCGCGGAACCTCGCCGCGGGCCTCGACTACACCTGGTCGCAGGAGCCGGACCCGACCTACCCCGACGAGGGGAGGGAGCTCACCGACGGGCGGTACGGCGAGCTCGACATCGCCGACCCGGCCTGGGTGGGCCATCGCGTCGGCAAGACCCGTGAGGTCGTTTTCGACCTCGGTACGCCCAAGTCGATCTCACGAATCCAGGCGCACTTCCTCCAGGACTGGCCGACCTCCTCCGTCCTCGTCCCGCTCACCGTCTCGTTCGCCGTCTCCCACGACCGTCGCTCGTGGGCGACGCTGGGACACCGCTCGACGCAGCTGTTGTGGGGGAGTGGGCCGCCGCGCGACGAGACCTACGTCTGGGACGGGGAGCGGGACGGCCTTCCGCGCGGCAACCCGAACGCCACCATGGCCTACGCCCGGTACGTCAAGGTCTCCTTCGCGGTGCACACCTGGGCGTGGCATCTCCTCGACGAGGTCGAGATCCACGGCGTCGACGGCAAGCTGCCGCAGGCGAAGACACCGAAGCCCGACCGGCCGGGCTACCTCACTCCTGGGCCGCGGACAGCGGGCATCAAGGACCTCGTCCTCCTCTACAACGGCCACTACGACCACGGCAAGGGCGACTGGACGGCGAGCCGGATCGTTCCGTACCTCAGCTACGTCGACACCCATGGCAAGCCCATGGAGACCCTCTTCGACGGTGTTCTCTACCTGGGCTTGCGGGCTCCGAACGGACGGAACTTCGCACTCGGTGAGGCCACGATCGACGACTGGCGGTGGTACCTGACCAAGACCTTCGCTCGGCACGGCGACCTAGCCCAGCTGGACGAGGCGACGAGGCGGGTCGCCCAGAGCCTGGACAAGCCGAGCCTCCGGACAAAGGTCGTGCTGATGATCCCGAACCCCGGCGAAGTCCTCACCGACTTCGGCGACGTCGACGGAGACGGGGTGCCGGAGAGCGTCAGCGACGCCGACGTCGGCCCCGAGCGGGCGCTCGCCAACCGGGAGAAGATCGTCCGCTGGTGGGTCGACGAGGTGCTGCAGTCCTGGGCTGAGGCGAGGTACTCGCACCTGGAGCTCGTGGGTCTGTACTGGCTGGAGGAACAGATCAGCGTCATCCCCGCAGGCCCGGACCTGCTCCGCCGGGTGAGCGACATCGTCCACCGGAAGAACCTCACACTGTTCTGGATCCCGCACTTCCTCGCGTACAAGAGCCACATGGCGTCGGAGGTCGGCATCGACGCGGCGGCGTTCCAGCCCAACTACTTCTTCGAGACGATGAGCGCCGAGCGGCTCGAGGACGCCGCGGCCATCGCCCAGCAGTACGGCATGGGCGTCGAGGTCGAGTTCGACGAGCGCATGCTGACCGACGACGTCTTCCGGGAGCGGTTCGTCGAGTACCTCGACGCCGGCGCGGTCCACGGCTTCATGACCGACGCTTTCCTGGCCTACTACCAGGGCAACGACACGGTGTACCAGGCGGCGGTGAGCGAGGATCCGCGACAGCGCCAGCTGTACGAGTGGCTGCACGAGTTCGTGCGAGGCACCTACCAGCCGCGACGCTGA